The Deferribacter autotrophicus genomic sequence TGATTTTTGAATAGTATCAATAAACTCCTGTTCACCCTCAATTTTAAAAATATTATAATCATTTCCTAAAAAACCAAGTTTTAATATTTCCTGCTTAGGAAGATAAGAAAATACTATTTTATAATTCTCCCCATCATTTAAAATATCAGAAAATCTTTCTGTCTTTGATTTCTCCAGAGGTTGGGATTCTTTGAAAGACTTTATTCTTTCCATTAATGAAACAGTATTAAAACCGATTCTCTTTTTATATCGTAAAAATTTTAGTTTATTAAATAAACTTTTTTTAAATAAATAATAAATATCTTCTTTGCTTGTATTGATATTTGATAATGAACTAAATCTAGTTATCTTATCGTCTATCAAATATGCAGAATCAAAAAAACAAGGAAAATATAAATCAGTAGATGCATAAATAACTTTATACCCCATCCTCTTAATAATTCTTGATAATTTAATCATATTTGGAGATGGGTTGACAAAAATAATTTCATTAATAACTTCTGATCTCATTGTAAAAAGAGTCTCTTTCCACAGGAATTAAATTAGCTGATTTTATTAAATATACTAACTCTTCTAACGTTAATCCTTCCTTACTTTTAGCACCAGCAGAATGAGTAATGTTCTCCTTAACAATTGTTCCATCAAGGTCATCTGCACCAAATTTTAATGCCACTTGTGCAGTTTTTTCACCTAACATTACCCAATAAGCCTTTATATGAGGAATGTTATCCAAGACAATTCTAGACAAAGCTATAATTCTCAAGTCTTCGACACCTGTTGCTGGTTTCATATGGTTTAAAAAGGTATTTTCAGGATGAAAACTTAGCGGTATAAAAGCTACAAAACCTCCAGTTTTATCTTGTAAATCTCTCAATTTCTCTAAATGATCTAAAATGTCATCCATACTTTCCAGATGTCCATAAAGCATTGTAGCATTGCTTTTTATCCCTTCTTTATGAGCAATTTCCATAACCTCAAGCCATCTTTCTCCAGAAATCTTCTCAGGACAAATTTGCCTTCTAACTGCAGAAGCAAAAATCTCTGCTCCCCCACCTGGCATCATATCAAGGCCAGCTTTTTTCAATCTTTTTAAGACCTCATTTACAGGCAAATCACTTATCTTGCTAAAATAGTCAATCTCAACAGCACTAAAAGCTTTCACCGCTTTTTCAGGAAAATTTTCCTTAATTGCTTTAACCATATCTAAATAGTATTCAAAAGAATGATGAGGGTGCAATCCTCCAACAATGTGTATCTCCTTTGCATCTTCTCCTTTATCACCAATATATTTTACAATTTCACTCAAATCCATTGAATAACTATCATCATCCCCCTCATCTTTTGCAAAAGCACAAAATTTACACTTATTCAAACAGATATTTGTATAATTTAAATGAATATTTTTAACAAAGAAAACCTTTTTACCCCATTTTTCTTCTTTTATCCTATTCGCTTCCTTTCCAAGCTCAATTAAATCATTGCTTAACACATCTACCATGTAAATCCTCTCCTTTTCATAGCTGATTTAAAAGCCTTCACAATCTCAGTATCAAACTGAGTTCCACTGCACCTATCCAATTCTTCCATAGCCCAGGTTAATGTTCTTCTTTTCCTGTAACTTCTATCTGTAGTCATAGCATCAAAGGAATCTGCCACTTGCAAAATTTTTGCACCAAGAGGTATTTCATTTGCCGTTAATCCAAAAGGGTAACCGCTGCCATCAAGTTTTTCATGATGATATAAAATATAATCAGGAACATCGCCTAGAAATTCAATAGGTTCAAGAATTTCCTTACCATATATAGGATGTTTTTTCATTTCTTCAAATTCTTCATCGGTCAATTTATCAGGTTTTGTAATAACATGAGTTGGCACTCCAATTTTACCAATATCATGTAGTAAGCCTGCATAAGTCATTACTTCTTTAAAGTTTTCAGAGAAACCAAACTCTTCCACTATCATTAGAGAATAATTTTTTACATTTTCAGAATGACCACGGGTATAATGATCTTTTGCATCAACAGCCACAGCCAATGAATTTATTGTTTCGAAATAACCTTTAGCCAATTCTTCATAAGTATATGAATTTCTTAATGCAATAGAAAATTGATTTACAAAAATTGAATAAATTCTTTCATGGATTACATCAAACACCTTTGAACCAACATTTACAAGAGCAAAGATTCCCCATACAAACTTTTCAAAATACATTGGAATAACAAGTAAATTAACATCTTTACCATTTATTTTCACAGACTCATTTATTAAATTCTTTCCATAAAACAGTTGAGCAGCATTTTTAAAGCTAAACCTTGTATCAAGATAATGTTTTATATCTTCACTCAAATTATATGATTTCTTAAATGCCTTTGTAAATATGTGAAAAAAACAACCATAAACTAAAGAATCCGAAAAAAGCATTTTCTCCATTCCATTCAAAATCTCTTCATGATCTAAGGTCTTATTGAAAAATAAGCCAGCATCGTATATTTTTAACAACTGCTTGAGTTCTACTACTTCTTTTTTTAACTTTCTATTTTCATCAGCCTTTTGTAGCTTATTTATCAAATCTTCCACTTTAAACGGTTTAGTAACATAATCAAAAGCACCTTCCTTCAAACATTCTATTGCACTATCAATACTAGGAAATCCTGTCATAACAATCACTGGTAAATCAGGATATCCCTCCCTAATCTTACGAAGCAATGTAATCCCATCCATTTCAGGCATTTTGATATCTGTAATTACAAAATCAAAATAATTTTTCTCCAATAACTCTAGAGCTTCATATCCACTACTTACACCAACAACCTGATAGCCTTCCGTGGATAAAATTATGTCAAGACTATCTCTTACATAATCTTCATCGTCTACAACTAAAATTTTGTATTTAAATTCTTCCATAATAACTCCTAAAATTTCCCAATATAAACTGGGATATTGTGTATAATATTAACAGTGAAACTAATCAATTTATCTATTATCCATGGAAAAAAAATTATCAACGCTACAACAACTGCAAGTATCTTAGGTATGAATGTCAATGTCATTTCTTGAATTTGTGTCACAGCTTGAAAAATACTTACTATTAAACCAACAACTAATCCAAAAATAAGCATTGGTGCTGCAATCATCAAAGTTAGTTCCAACGTTTTTGTCGTTATCTCAATAACAAAGTCTACTGTCATTTTCAACCTTTATAAAATTATCCTTAAAAAACTCCCATCCATCAATTATTCTGAGGCTTTGCCCCAGACCCCAATGGCAAAGTAATTTTTATCCCCTTGCTTTTTAAAACATTTATTATTTATTTTAATCCTATCCCCAAATTTTTCAGCATGAAACTCAAAATATTCGGGAAAAAACTTACTAATTTTATCTTAAAGTTTATATATTTATAATCAGTTAGCATTTTCTCAGTGCTAACTAATAAAAACTTTTTACTAAAGAACCAATTATTAAACCCCACCCATCCACTAATACAAATAGTAATATCTTAAACGGCAATGATATCATAACAGGAGGGAGCATCATCATACCCATTGATAAGAGAACACTTGCCACCACAAAGTCAATTACTAAAAATGGTAAAAATAGTAAAAAACCTATCTCAAAGGCCGTTTGCAATTCACTGGTAATAAATGCAGGAATGATAACAGTGTCAGGTATATCATCTGGTGTTTTAGGTCTCTTTATTTTTGCTATTTCAATAAATGTAAGTAATTCTTTTTTTCGAGTGTTTTTTAATAAAAATTTCCTCAACGGCTTTTTTGCCTCAACAAGTGCTTGGGTAAAAGTAAGCTTACCATTTAAATAGGGCTGTAAAGCCTTTTTATTCATTTCACTAAAAACTGGAGACATAATGAAAAAAGTTAAAAATAGCGCAAGACCTATCAAAACCTGGTTAGGTGGCGATTGCTGTGTACCTAAAGCACTTCGCAAAAAAGAAAACACAATAATAATCCTTGTAAAAGAAGTGACCATTAGCAGTATTGCTGGAGCTAAAGTAAGAATGGTTAGTAAAAAAATGATTTGTAAAGTAATTGCTACATCATTTGGATTTTTAGCGGTTTCCACACCAAAACGAAATGCGGGTAAAGGAATATTATCAGCTGCATTAACATAAAAGGAAGAAAAAAGAATTAATAAAAAAGTAAAAAAAACTATTTTTTTCTTAGTGATTCAATCTTCTCCCTTACAATAGTTTTTGTGATTTCCATATCTTCTTTCGTAATTTTTTTACCAAAAAAACGTAAATAACTTGAAAAATCTTGATATTTAGAAAAACCTTTTTTTAGCTTACTAATTTCCTCATCGTCTGTAAGCTTATCAATCATTGTAACAGATGCATTTGTATAAGCCAATATGTACAGTATTGAACCTAATTCAACAAATATCAATGAAACACCCGGAATCAAATCCATTTTACCTAAAACGCGTCCAACTCCTGGTATAACCTGATGCAGCTTTTTTTTATACAAGAATTTGAAAATTATAAAAGAAAAAATTATCATCAGCAATACAATAATGAGGCCAACGACTATGCGTATATAAGGACTCACTGCATGAGCATTACTATAACTCACCCCATTTTGAAATGGTATAACAATATTTAAATTATTGCCATTTACCTTAAATGTCGGTTCTACAACATTATTTATATAACTTATCTCAATATTATATTGACCATTCGCATCATAGTATCCTTTTACATATGAAACTGGTAATCCTAAAAATTCTCGATTAAACTGTTCACCCTTTAATCCATCAATCAAATAATAAACAGTGTTTTTATTAACTTTTTTCTCAATCAATTTAGGAACATTTTTAAAATTTATATTTAACGACAAATAATCTTCTTTCACATCATAATCAAAAGACCAAACACTTAAAGAAATAAGTAGACAAAACAAAGTTAAAACAATTTTTTTAATCATAAAGTCCATCTCTTTTTTTATCAATTATATTTTCCAATGTATAAATATCAGAAATTCTTACAGCGAATTTTTCATCTATTACCATCACTTCACCTTTGGCTATCGGACGATTAGCCACAAGTATATCCACTGCTTCTCCGGAAGTTTTATTTAATTTTACAATTGAACCACTATGCCAAGCCAGCATTTCTTGAATTGTTATTTTTTCCCTTCCCAATTCTACTACTACATCTAATATTACTTCTCCAAATTCCTCTTTTACTCTTTTAATATTATTTTTCATTTCACACCTATTGTGCTACAAACTCTGTAAAATATATACTTCTTATTGTTCCACTTGTTAAGATAAGATTTATTCTCCTTATCAGCTCTTGTTTTAAAGCAAGCTTTCCTTGTGCAGTACTAACTTCAGCATATGTTTTAGATGATAAAACCGTTAAAATAACATCCCTAATTTGAGGTTTTCTTTTATCCATTTCTTCCTGCAACTTTTCATTATCAAGCTCAAGTTGCATTGTAACCTTTAAATACCTTGTACCACCAGGATCTGCAAGATTTACTATAAATGTATCCAATGAATACAACGGTCCAATGCCTGCATCCACTTTAGCTTGTTTCTTCTCTTTTACTGTCTCTTCAGCATTTTTATCAGCTTTCCCCTTTACTAAAAAGAAATATGCAGCTCCGCCACCAATAAGCAACACAACTACTAATATTATAATGAGAAACAATTTAGATTTTTTCTTCTTTTTACCACCTTCTTCCTGCTCTTGAGTATTTTTTCCTTCATCAGCCATCAAAAACCTCCACTGTTATTTTCTTCAAAGATATTTTTACTTGATTCTGCAAGTTCTGGACTCACAAAATTAATTTCAACTCTTCTATTTTTAGCTCTATTCTCTGGAGTAATATTTGGTACTATAGGATGATATTGAGCATATCCAGCAGCACTAAGTTTTTCAGGTTTTACCCCTTTTCTTATGAAAAACTTAACAATTGCCACAGCTCTAGCAGTCGAAAGCTCCCAATTTGAAGGGAATTTCGGTGTATGAATAGGTATATCGTCAGTATGCCCTTCTACTAGAATATTATATGGTGTATCCCTCATCACTGCCGCAAGTTTTTCAAGAATAGGTATGGCTGAAGGTAATATATCTGCACTTCCAGGTTCAAATAACACTGAATCCATAATCCTTACAGAAATACCTTTATCAGTCTTCACCACCGAAATCTGACTACTAAGATTAGCTTGTTCTACATAATTTCTTAAACCTGCTAGCATTTGCTGCTCAGTTTTTTTTATCTGTTGTACAAAATCCATTCTTGATAGAATCTCTTCTTTACCTATTTCCGATTTCCTACCAGCTTCAAGTACACCTAGTGCTCCTTGAAGAGATCCAAGAGCTTCCTTTATTTTCCTTTGATCTAGAGACGCCATAGATAAAAGCAAAACAAAAAAGGTTAAAAGCAAAGTTGTCATATCTGAAAATGTTACCATCCACTCAGGAGCACCAGCTTTACACTCTTCACACTTTTTTTCAGCCATAACTCACCTATTCAAACTGCGACTTCCTCATTTTTGGAGGAAGATATGCATTAAGTTTTTGTTCCACAATTCTTGGGTTATCACCAGCTTGTATAGCCATAATTCCAGCAATCATTATCTCTCTCAATAAAATCTCTTCCGCAGAACGAGTCTTCAACTTACCAGCCAAAGGTGCAGCAAAAAGGTTTGCAATAATTGCCCCATAAAATGTTGTAAGCAATGCTACAGCCATAGCAGGACCAATAGAGCTTGGATCATTCATAGTCTGAAGCATTGCCACTAAACCAATCAGAGTACCAATCATCCCCATAGCTGGAGCAAAACTTGCAATACTTTCAAGTATCCCTACACCTTCTTTATGCCTTTCTTCCATATAAGATAATTCTGTTTCTAAAATAGATTTTATTACCTCAGGTTCAGTACCATCAACTGCCAACCTAATACCTTTCTTCAAAAACTCGTCACTGATTTCATTCTCTGCTGATTCTAGAGCTAATATTCCGTCCCTTCTTGCTCTTACAGCAAAGTTAACAAGTTGTTCGATAAGCTTTGCAGGATCCTCTGACTTAAAAAGAAATGTCTTCATAACAATAGCAATTATATTAAATACCTTATTCATTGGGTAATTCATAAAAATTATACCAAATGTTCCACCAATAACAATTAACACAGAAGGGATATCAATATATACGCCTACACCAGGCCCCATTAAGAGAGAAACAAATACCAAAACATAAGCAAGAAC encodes the following:
- the mqnE gene encoding aminofutalosine synthase MqnE — protein: MVDVLSNDLIELGKEANRIKEEKWGKKVFFVKNIHLNYTNICLNKCKFCAFAKDEGDDDSYSMDLSEIVKYIGDKGEDAKEIHIVGGLHPHHSFEYYLDMVKAIKENFPEKAVKAFSAVEIDYFSKISDLPVNEVLKRLKKAGLDMMPGGGAEIFASAVRRQICPEKISGERWLEVMEIAHKEGIKSNATMLYGHLESMDDILDHLEKLRDLQDKTGGFVAFIPLSFHPENTFLNHMKPATGVEDLRIIALSRIVLDNIPHIKAYWVMLGEKTAQVALKFGADDLDGTIVKENITHSAGAKSKEGLTLEELVYLIKSANLIPVERDSFYNEIRSY
- a CDS encoding HD domain-containing phosphohydrolase: MEEFKYKILVVDDEDYVRDSLDIILSTEGYQVVGVSSGYEALELLEKNYFDFVITDIKMPEMDGITLLRKIREGYPDLPVIVMTGFPSIDSAIECLKEGAFDYVTKPFKVEDLINKLQKADENRKLKKEVVELKQLLKIYDAGLFFNKTLDHEEILNGMEKMLFSDSLVYGCFFHIFTKAFKKSYNLSEDIKHYLDTRFSFKNAAQLFYGKNLINESVKINGKDVNLLVIPMYFEKFVWGIFALVNVGSKVFDVIHERIYSIFVNQFSIALRNSYTYEELAKGYFETINSLAVAVDAKDHYTRGHSENVKNYSLMIVEEFGFSENFKEVMTYAGLLHDIGKIGVPTHVITKPDKLTDEEFEEMKKHPIYGKEILEPIEFLGDVPDYILYHHEKLDGSGYPFGLTANEIPLGAKILQVADSFDAMTTDRSYRKRRTLTWAMEELDRCSGTQFDTEIVKAFKSAMKRRGFTW
- the fliQ gene encoding flagellar biosynthesis protein FliQ, with the translated sequence MTVDFVIEITTKTLELTLMIAAPMLIFGLVVGLIVSIFQAVTQIQEMTLTFIPKILAVVVALIIFFPWIIDKLISFTVNIIHNIPVYIGKF
- the fliP gene encoding flagellar type III secretion system pore protein FliP (The bacterial flagellar biogenesis protein FliP forms a type III secretion system (T3SS)-type pore required for flagellar assembly.), which encodes MTKKKIVFFTFLLILFSSFYVNAADNIPLPAFRFGVETAKNPNDVAITLQIIFLLTILTLAPAILLMVTSFTRIIIVFSFLRSALGTQQSPPNQVLIGLALFLTFFIMSPVFSEMNKKALQPYLNGKLTFTQALVEAKKPLRKFLLKNTRKKELLTFIEIAKIKRPKTPDDIPDTVIIPAFITSELQTAFEIGFLLFLPFLVIDFVVASVLLSMGMMMLPPVMISLPFKILLFVLVDGWGLIIGSLVKSFY
- a CDS encoding FliM/FliN family flagellar motor switch protein translates to MKNNIKRVKEEFGEVILDVVVELGREKITIQEMLAWHSGSIVKLNKTSGEAVDILVANRPIAKGEVMVIDEKFAVRISDIYTLENIIDKKRDGLYD
- a CDS encoding flagellar basal body-associated FliL family protein, producing the protein MADEGKNTQEQEEGGKKKKKSKLFLIIILVVVLLIGGGAAYFFLVKGKADKNAEETVKEKKQAKVDAGIGPLYSLDTFIVNLADPGGTRYLKVTMQLELDNEKLQEEMDKRKPQIRDVILTVLSSKTYAEVSTAQGKLALKQELIRRINLILTSGTIRSIYFTEFVAQ
- a CDS encoding OmpA family protein codes for the protein MAEKKCEECKAGAPEWMVTFSDMTTLLLTFFVLLLSMASLDQRKIKEALGSLQGALGVLEAGRKSEIGKEEILSRMDFVQQIKKTEQQMLAGLRNYVEQANLSSQISVVKTDKGISVRIMDSVLFEPGSADILPSAIPILEKLAAVMRDTPYNILVEGHTDDIPIHTPKFPSNWELSTARAVAIVKFFIRKGVKPEKLSAAGYAQYHPIVPNITPENRAKNRRVEINFVSPELAESSKNIFEENNSGGF
- a CDS encoding motility protein A: MDIATLIGIVLAYVLVFVSLLMGPGVGVYIDIPSVLIVIGGTFGIIFMNYPMNKVFNIIAIVMKTFLFKSEDPAKLIEQLVNFAVRARRDGILALESAENEISDEFLKKGIRLAVDGTEPEVIKSILETELSYMEERHKEGVGILESIASFAPAMGMIGTLIGLVAMLQTMNDPSSIGPAMAVALLTTFYGAIIANLFAAPLAGKLKTRSAEEILLREIMIAGIMAIQAGDNPRIVEQKLNAYLPPKMRKSQFE